A single region of the Penaeus monodon isolate SGIC_2016 chromosome 18, NSTDA_Pmon_1, whole genome shotgun sequence genome encodes:
- the LOC119584773 gene encoding putative neural-cadherin 2, with amino-acid sequence MHELVVRAASASAERSAGAAATAGGAQVVLQVRVADVNDNRPYFVSPGLVVTVIEEDDRDLPQTLTRVEAADGDGRAGVAGLRYSLAGDGVDGLTPSEASFAVDAHTGELIQLKALDRDPPNGKGVWRVKVRVQDGQRIFSRSRGRPEPPRPSQRGPRFNLEATEAEGGAWQGSPKSLRYLLDGNAGDFSRYSDSGKQTGKRRRHWLSGSTRWREIRKREVSGAKDVGEEAITEPKETLVSTTRWKEAPQGRHALPDEFRYDSHQNVNFAGSKRKRKRQTGEFSSKDPLQNDNEIHSASIEEQRRPGHHIPQREDPLPPLSRLQPTPEDDQDTLYTPKPRRKAIEASAEGKVMSEARVFSSPDLPWRSRGALDEVPRAIQDQTKGLPKKGTQVHYLPTVASRSFKNRRGRTSSSLNNLEAPVEGADVPLVSDPLLLEESIRVSRSARASSFHWNKHYLSYLVDQRDLLSDARRCKFVSIFDRNRSHYNVTDRDFQTAVGGDDAAGEGGRWEVRGQVLRLEDTHFAETEVTVLVKDINDNAPVFPNATMYGAVQENGPADLSVAVVSAWDADDASEGTNARLSYSIEKNVVDEGSGEAIFAVETETGVIRTALCCLDRETTPEYTIQVVATDGGGLKGTGTVIVRVLDLNDNSPLLARRQWDLEVDETWGTSAPDNRTLLELTATDRDTANLMYYRVVESSGWGWDYFAIRSVGAAGQIYARRTLDYEDDTHRRGFKFMVQVTDMGRGGWQDPRHVDAAWITVALRDVNDNAPAFTRPNAHVTVREDARPGTLLAALPARDPDTGLNGRVEYRVVPADARGKDAVAVSDDGIVTLSRRLNREGGDGDALVARVIAADRGSPPLSATATLAIAIKDVNDCPPALLPPTTFHVMENSPPTLLGRLRATDPDAWALGHGPPFAFTLDRSNAPDVRRQIALKFSSELDGGRGGAEVWTAGPLDREEHRELEVKVRVEDAGGLAATHALRVVVGDLNDNPMRPGSKTVYLWKVQGGGGEAPLGRVYVDDPDDWDVADKSFHWIGPPHALFSLDQDTGAVSASAQVAEGRYALQFAVSDHVWGQLGVVANVTVHVRMLGPAVLAHATPVTLAPTSPPALTKGWTPAGGGGGLGRFLGAVQDVIGGAHTVHVVSVYGYHAHLPEPTSDAHDPPSDVPLKDATCVWVCAGVSGGGFMDPVKLQGLLALHSAQLEAATQLRVLTDSSLNHQVDVSDPQETLLGLDVSSVNSQPSRTLPLQLVDTNTTSLVTPRLTSAKDCRTYAQTRLSDSCTPTSCLNGGRCHRTSVGNRCVCPGGAVGPSCKILARTFSGRGWAWLRPLAPCLPATLSLRVLTLQSHALLLYSGPLTPSSAHTPAPMLALQVVGGRPQFLYEGPFGRVKVEVESRVDDGEWHALHLRLHAEGVTLMLDLCGRGWEDSAAQDDSHCAARASWSVEGPLSAWAPSDPLQVGGMAHASPRPHAHGWNETPIDEPLRGCVSHVAANGELQDLGAPAESRGSEGGCRPQERACREQASECGLRGACAGGLRQPECECLPGWAGPGCATPTPPVALGPSSYVKVALSFTPSPWSVRVQLRVKTNGARDGLLMLLAAHHRHAALTLQLRAGVVCASVSGAGWAGAAAEACVEGRPLGDGEWHTVSAERHAHNLLVGVDDGDAWRSNASLLTLEEEEGGGPGRRRPPALDVDKQEGVAVGGLPLFEEAGLVTVRADLRDACVADIRVCGRPLPVPPASNSSTWGQVTMAEGVHGDCAAVDACANTTCAAPLTCATTWGKPTCSCGPGQHLSERTCVDIDECTWGPCLHGGTCYNAQPGFTCECSPAYTGQHCQWALADRPTDVLEAPAAIVGLTISCLVLVVLCLFLSLRCRRLLTSKLLQKRREAAARAAKGGGSACKARVISDITGEALADEGETAMGVLSCKEAAGEEGVGGGGRRGSGRRGSSTEGKEESAPSKACERVRFRLPHVTLDEREIQSTSLTSEVKAEGHSEVTTTHATTSSPRLVRTGPRHDHLMPNDDLRAYAYEGDGSSSGSLTSTISRLRFEDSDEGDIKPLVPEFFEVMDLLRNLPEATNTLKQRRKPSSPVAETRPTEATTATATATGKRASSPVPALPLSDTTRGSSGSCSSGSPASTVVENELSTLC; translated from the exons CACGAACTGGTGGTGCGGGCGGCGTCAGCTTCGGCCGAGCGGTCAGCAGGGGCGGCAGCGACAGCAGGCGGAGCTCAGGTCGTGTTGCAGGTTCGCGTGGCTGACGTGAACGACAACCGGCCTTACTTCGTGTCTCCGGGGCTGGTCGTCACCGTCATCGAGGAGGACGACCGCGATCTCCCGCAGACGCTGACCAGG gtAGAGGCTGCGGACGGcgacgggcgtgcgggcgtggcgGGGCTGCGCTACTCTCTCGCAGGAGACGGTGTAGACGGCCTCACGCCCTCAGAGGCCTCTTTCGCCGTCGACGCCCACACGGGAGAGCTCATACAGCTGAAG GCTCTCGACCGCGACCCGCCCAACGGGAAGGGCGTCTGGAGGGTGAAGGTGCGGGTGCAGGATGGCCAAAGGATTTTCTCCCGATCCAGAGGCAGACCCGAGCCCCCGCGGCCCTCTCAGCGAGGTCCTAGATTCAACCTGGAGGCGACGGAAGCCGAGGGAGGAGCCTGGCAGGGCAGCCCTAAGTCGCTTCGCTATCTCTTGGACGGGAACGCTGGGGACTTCTCCAGGTACAGTGACAGCGGCAAACAGACCGGCAAGAGGCGAAGGCACTGGCTGTCTGGGAGCACGAGGTGGAGGGAAATCAGGAAGAGGGAGGTCTCAGGAGCGAAGGATGTAGGAGAGGAAGCGATAACAGAGCCCAAAGAAACCCTTGTCTCCACGACGAGGTGGAAAGAAGCGCCTCAAGGACGGCATGCGCTCCCTGATGAATTTCGGTATGATTCTCATCAAAATGTTAACTTTGCTGGatctaaaaggaagagaaaacgacagACAGGAGAGTTTTCATCTAAAGATCCACTGCAAAATGACAATGAAATCCACAGTGCTTCTATCGAAGAGCAGAGGCGGCCGGGACACCATATACCTCAGCGAGAGGACCCTTTGCCTCCACTCTCCCGTCTCCAGCCCACGCCGGAGGACGACCAGGACACGTTATACACTCCGAAGCCAAGGCGTAAGGCCATCGAAGCCTCAGCGGAAGGGAAGGTGATGAGCGAGGCTAGAGTCTTCTCTTCCCCAGACTTACCTTGGCGGAGTCGAGGGGCTCTCGATGAGGTCCCGAGAGCCATTCAAGACCAGACTAAGGGACTGCCTAAAAAAGGAACCCAGGTTCATTACCTGCCCACCGTAGCATCCAGAAGTTTCAAAAACCGAAGAGGGCGTACGAGCAGTAGTTTGAACAACCTAGAAGCCCCTGTAGAAGGCGCTGACGTCCCTCTTGTCTCAGACCCGCTCCTCCTCGAAGAGAGCATCAGAGTGTCCAGATCCGCCCGAGCCTCGAGCTTCCACTGGAATAAGCATTACCTGAGCTACCTGGTGGACCAGCGCGACCTTCTGTCAGACGCCAGGAGGTGCAAGTTCGTGAGCATCTTCGACAGGAACCGAAGTCACTACAACGTCACTGACCGGGACTTCCAGACGGCCGTAGGAGGGGACGACGctgcaggagaaggaggaaggtgggaagtGCGAGGACAAGTACTCAGGCTGGAGGACACGCACTTCGCAGAGACAGAGGTCACGGTGCTCGTCAAGGACATCAACGACAACGCTCCGGTGTTCCCCAACGCCACCATGTACGGCGCGGTGCAGGAGAACGGACCCGCGG ACCTTTCAGTAGCCGTGGTCTCAGCATGGGACGCGGACGATGCAAGCGAGGGCACCAACGCTCGACTCAGTTACTCCATTGAGAAGAATGTTGTGGACGAGGGGTCGGGTGAAGCAATATTTGCCGTGGAAACCGAGACTGGTGTTATTCGCACAGCACTTTGTTGTCTGGATAGGGAGACCACGCCTGAGTACACGATTCAGGTTGTGGCTACAGACGGAGGCGGTCTCAAAG gCACAGGCACGGTGATCGTCCGCGTGCTGGACCTCAACGACAACTCGCCCCTACTGGCACGCCGGCAGTGGGATCTGGAGGTGGACGAGACCTGGGGCACGTCGGCTCCGGACAACAGGACGCTCCTCGAACTCACGGCGACTGATAGAGACACGGCCAATTTGATGTATTATCGG GTGGTGGAGTCGAGTGGATGGGGCTGGGACTACTTCGCCATCCGGTCCGTGGGCGCCGCGGGCCAGATCTACGCCCGCAGGACACTCGACTATGAGGATGACACCCACAGGAGGGGATTTAAGTTCATGGTTCAAGTGACGGATATG ggTCGCGGTGGCTGGCAGGACCCTCGCCACGTGGACGCCGCCTGGATCACGGTGGCGCTGAGGGACGTCAACGACAACGCCCCCGCCTTCACGCGCCCCAACGCCCACGTCACGGTGCGCGAGGACGCCCGCCCCGGCACGCTGCTCGCCGCCCTCCCCGCCCGCGATCCTGACACG GGCCTGAACGGCAGGGTGGAGTACCGGGTGGTGCCAGCAGACGCTCGTGGAAAGGACGCCGTCGCCGTCAGCGACGACGGCATCGTGACGCTATCGCGCCGCCTGAACCGCGAGGGCGGCGATGGCGACGCCCTCGTGGCGCGCGTGATCGCTGCAGACCGTGGATCGCCGCCGCTTTCCGCCACCGCCACGCTCGCCATCGCCATCAAGGATGTGAACGACTGCCCGCCCGCCTTGCTCCCGCCCACAACGTTCCACGTTATGGAGAACTCGCCACCCACGCTGCTGGGGCGGCTCCGCGCCACGGACCCCGACGCATGGGCGCTGGGCCACGGCCCGCCCTTCGCCTTCACGCTTGACCGCTCCAACGCGCCCGACGTCAGGCGGCAGATTGCGCTCAAGTTCTCCTCCG AGCTGGACGGCGGTCGCGGCGGCGCGGAGGTGTGGACGGCGGGCCCGCTGGACCGCGAGGAGCACCGCGAGCtggaggtgaaggtgagggtggaGGACGCGGGCGGCTTGGCGGCCACCCACGCCCTCAGGGTCGTTGTGGGCGACCTCAACGACAACCCCATGAGGCCGGGATCCAAAACGGTCTACCTGTGGAAAGTCCAG GGCGGAGGCGGGGAGGCGCCCCTCGGCCGCGTCTACGTCGACGACCCCGACGACTGGGACGTGGCGGACAAGAGCTTCCACTGGATCGGCCCCCCGCACGCTCTCTTCTCCCTCGACCAAGACACGGGCGCCGTCTCCGCCTCCGCGCAGGTGGCTGAGGGAAG ATACGCCCTGCAGTTCGCCGTGAGTGACCACGTGTGGGGTCAGCTGGGGGTCGTCGCCAACGTGACGGTGCACGTGCGCATGCTCGGGCCAGCTGTGCTCGCCCACGCCACCCCTGTGACTCTCGCGCCCACATCCCCGCCCGCCCTCACCAAAGGATGGACGCCTGCT GGCGGAGGGGGCGGCCTCGGGAGGTTTTTGGGCGCCGTGCAGGATGTGATCGGGGGCGCCCACACGGTCCACGTGGTCAGCGTTTACGGATACCACGCCCACCTCCCCGAACCGACCTCGGACGCCCACGATCCTCCGAGTGACGTGCCGCTGAAGGACGCGacttgcgtgtgggtgtgcgcggGCGTGAGTGGGGGCGGCTTCATGGACCCCGTCAAGCTGCAAGGGCTGCTCGCTCTCCACTCGGCGCAG CTGGAAGCGGCCACGCAGCTGAGAGTGCTTACAGACAGCTCTCTCAATCACCAAGTGGATGTCAGTGACCCTCAAGAAACCTTGCTTGGCCTGGATGTCTCTTCGGTGAACTCCCAGCCGTCACGAACTCTTCCACTTCAA CTCGTGGACACCAACACCACGTCCTTAGTGACGCCTCGCCTCACGAGCGCCAAGGACTGTCGCACTTACGCCCAGACGCGCCTAAGTGACTCTTGCACGCCCACCTCCTGCCTCAACGGTGGGCGCTGCCACAGAACCTCCGTCGGCAACAG GTGCGTGTGCCCGGGTGGCGCCGTTGGACCCAGCTGCAAGATTCTCGCCCGTACCTTCAGTGGGCGCGGGTGGGCGTGGCTGCGCCCCCTCGCGCCCTGCCTCCCCGCCACCCTCTCCCTCCGCGTCCTCACTCTGCAGTCGCACGCGCTGCTGCTCTACTCCGGCCCCCTCACGCCCTCGTCTGCGCACACGCCCGCGCCCATGCTAGCCCTGCAGGTGGTGGGTGGGCGGCCGCAGTTCCTGTACGAGGGTCCGTTTGGGCGGGTCAAGGTCGAGGTGGAGTCGAGGGTGGACGACGGCGAGTGGCAtgccctccacctccgcctccacgcCGAG GGCGTGACGCTGATGCTGGACTTGTGTGGGCGCGGGTGGGAGGACAGCGCCGCCCAGGATGACTCGCACTGCGCGGCGCGGGCGTCGTGGTCCGTCGAAGGACCTCTCTCCGCCTGGGCGCCCTCTGACCCCCTGCAGGTGGGAGGCATGGCACATGCGTCGcctcgcccgcacgcccacggTTGGAACGAAACGCCCATCGACGAGCCTCTGAGGGGCTGTGTGTCGCACGTCGCCGCCAacggggag ctGCAGGACCTGGGCGCCCCCGCCGAGAGCCGCGGCAGCGAGGGCGGCTGCCGGCCTCAGGAGCGCGCGTGCCGGGAGCAGGCGAGCGAGTGCGGCCTGCGAGGGGCGTGCGCGGGCGGCCTCCGTCAGCCCGAGTGTGAGTGCCTGCCTGGGTGGGCGGGGCCGGGATGCGCCACGCCCACTCCGCCCGTCGCTCTGGGTCCCTCGTCGTACGTCAAAGTAGCGCTCTCGTTCACGCCCTCGCCCTGGTCAGTACGCGTGCAGCTGCGGGTGAAAACGAACGGCGCCCGCGACGGCCTCCTGATGCTCCTGGCCGCCCACCACCGCCACGCCGCCCTGACGCTGCAG CTACGCGCGGGCGTGGTGTGCGCGTCGGTGTCCGGCgcggggtgggcgggggcggcggcggaggcgtgCGTGGAGGGGCGTCCCCTTGGCGACGGCGAGTGGCACACCGTCAGCGCCGAACGCCACGCCCACAACCTGCTGGTGGGCGTGGACGACGGAGACGCCTGGAGAAGCAACGCTTCGCTGCTCaccctggaggaggaggaggggggcgggccCGGCCGGAGGAGACCGCCCGCGCTGGACGTGGACAAGCAGGAGGGCGTGGCGGTGGGCGGTCTGCCGCTCTTCGAGGAGGCGGGGCTTGTCACCGTGCGCGCCGACCTGAGGGACG CATGTGTGGCCGACATCCGCGTGTGTGGCCGCCCTCTGCCGGTGCCGCCCGCGTCCAACAgcagcacgtggggacaggtgacGATGGCTGAGGGCGTGCACGGGGACTGCGCTGCCGTCGACGCCTGCGCCAACACCACCTGCGCTGCGCCACTCACCTGTGCGACCACGTGGGGGAAGCCGACTTGTAG CTGCGGCCCGGGACAGCACCTATCGGAACGTACGTGCGTCGACATAGACGAGTGTACGTGGGGTCCGTGCTTACATGGGGGCACGTGCTACAACGCACAGCCTGGCTTCACGTGCGAGTGCTCTCCTGCCTACACGGGTCAGCATTGTCAGTGGGCTCTTGCTGACAGACCGACTGACGTTCTCGAGGCTCCTGCGGCCATTGTGGGTCTCACGATCTCCTGTCTCGTCCTAG TGGTGCTGtgtctgttcctctccctccgctGCCGACGCCTCCTCACGTCCAAGCTGCTGCAGAAGAGGCgggaggcggcggcgagggcggcgaaggGCGGCGGGTCGGCGTGCAAGGCCAGGGTGATTTCGGACATCACGGGCGAGGCGCTGGCGGACGAAGGGGAGACGGCGATGGGCGTGCTCAGCTGCAAGGAGgcggcgggggaggaaggggtgggcgggggagggcgcAGGGGGAGTGGCCGGAGGGGGAGCAGcacggaggggaaggaagaaagtgcACCGAGTAAGGCGTGTGAGCGGGTCAGGTTCCGGCTGCCGCACGTCACGCTGGAcgagagag AAATACAATCGACGTCCCTTACCTCCGAGGTCAAAGCCGAGGGTCACAGCGAGGTCACCACGACCCACGCGACGACCTCCTCGCCTCGCCTGGTGCGGACGGGGCCCAGGCACGACCACCTGATGCCTAACGACGACCTCCGCGCTTACGCTTACGAGGGAGATGGGTCGTCCTCCGGGTCCCTCACCTCCACTATATCTC gCCTGCGCTTTGAAGACTCTGACGAAGGCGACATCAAGCCCCTAGTCCCCGAGTTCTTCGAAGTGATGGACCTCCTGAGGAACCTCCCAGAGGCCACCAACACCTTAAAACAGCGACGCAAACCTTCCTCCCCCGTGGCCGAGACTCGACCGACAGAGGCCacgacagcaacagcaacagcaacgggAAAAAGAGCATCGTCTCCCGTCCCCGCCCTTCCCCTGAGCGATACGACGAGAGGGTCCTCCGGGTCCTGTAGTTCGGGGTCTCCTGCGAGCACTGTGGTAGAGAACGAGCTCAGCACCCTCTGCTGA